TTTCGTACGTTGTATatgaagatatttttaaaaaatgcgtcaaatattattttaatatcttAGAAAAACGTTTATGACAAATTCAAACAAAACGTTTCatcataattgttttttttttaaatccgttcatttatttctatttcacaaaacaaaaaaagaaacatatagATCTTAAATATTTCCTATTAAATATCtataacatttttacttttaattttctgtatccgataaaacaaaacaaactaaatccaAAGAAGtcattatattatttaataagACAATACTGTAATTATAATGCATCGGAATTCCAGTGCGAAAATATAGATTGTAATTGTCTATTATTTTCAGATTATTATGATTGTGTTGGATTTGATCAGTTTTTGCGTCTTTAGTCcggatgttgttgttgttgtcgttgttattgtggttgttgtggttaCAGTCTGACCTGAGGCGACTTTTCTTGtataaaagagagaagaagaaaaaaagaaaagaaaaatccccTCCGCGCTTTATCTTCTCCTGCTGTGGTTTTGTGAGAGTCGCTCCAGGGCTAACGAGACAGAAACAACGACAATCTGTTCAACTCTGAGGTCTTAATCCGTCAAACCAGGGAATATTTACAATATGTATGATCATAGcgtgtttttaaatctattacttctaataaaaaaatgatataattaaataaaaacatagataTTTAATATTGCTCTatatgaaaatgtgatttatttttaagtacACGTGCGTTACTATAATTTTTTTATGAGATAAACCcgaatttaaacattttgaactGTCAGAACAAGTCAATTCATTTGTTACATCCAATTATGTGGATTGTGTGAATGTATTATGTTATTCATGTTAAAGCTTCAGAGCGTGTCagtcacatcgcgtcaacacacGCACGCCACACCATGAGCCAAACATTCAGTGAGGAAATTATCATTTTTAGTGATAATTAATTGTATTTCCAGTGAGTAGTAGTAACAATAATGCCCTTTTTGGTGAATCATCAATTGTGAAGTTTCTTGGTGAGGTAACAATATCACTTTAGCGAGTGCAATTTCCATTTTCCTTCAATGATGCCATTTTTAGTgagtatttatgtattttgtatgGATCATTTATCTGATTTTCGGTAAATAAGTACATTTTCAGTTAgtattaaaagtattttctaCTAACTATTTCCATTTTAATAATAAGTGAAGTGAATTAATGCATTTTTCAGTGAGTATAAATACCATTTTAGCGAGCACTAACTCCATTGTCGGTCATTTAGTGAGTATTAATGTGTTTTGTATGGAGCATTTTCTCGAATTTTCAGTGAATAAATCCATTTTCAGTGAGTATTAGAACTATTTTCCCAGAATAATGCCAATTTATTGAGTATTAATGTCTCATTCAGCGAgtataaatcacattttctgtaacttatgccctttttttttagtgagtATTAATACTATTTTCCGTGATTAATGCCATTTTATTgaatattattcattattccaTGAGTATAAATACCATTTTAGTGAGTACTAATTCGATTTTCAGCCACTAATCCCATTTTTAGTGAGTAtgattgtcatttttcattaaataatgttatttttagtgACTAAATCATGTGCCTGCATGTTCCAGGGTTCTTTTGAGTGAAATAAACATAGTGCTTTAATCGGATTACATTGCGTCTCCACTGGTTTACCTTGGAATCTGTGTCCGAAAAAGCGGTTCCGTAGCACCCACGGGTAGAAGTTGAGCGGGTCGCGCGGGTGTTGCGTGCCGAAGAAGTGCGGGTGTTGCAGGTGTGACGCCGGCGTGAGCTGGTGCGGAGCCACGGTGAGGGACGGATGGTTGACCGTGTCCGGAAACATCAGCTCCGGGCTCTGGTACAGCGATCTGGCCGCCGGAGCCTGGTGGTGGTAGCCGTTCATGAGCGCCTCTGTGGCGGGGCTGGAGTAACTTAGCGCCGTGGGTCGCACCGGATCCTCGACTGTGAGAGGGTTCTCTTTGGCGACCAGAGACTCGATGGTGAAGCAGCGCTTACCGGCGGAGGAAAACATCATCTCTGCTCACAAATGGAAACGAACACCCaccaaaaagaaataataatgctaataataaaaaatgttttccttccTCTTGTTGGAAAAGTCTCAGAGACGCACCATGATCAGAGAAGGTGTGAGCAGGTTTCTGCCTCCACGAACTTCCTTTAATCTCTTGATTTGCTCCAGTGAAGACGCTGCTGGGAAACTCAACACAGAtccatgaagaagaagaagatgatgatgattatgtgaTCGCACTCGCTTGCGTTTCTGTGCACAAGTGCGCACCAAAGTAACGCGCCTCCGAGATTTCcatgcagcagaggaggagggaaaagacGCGGATTGGAGCagagcagctgtcaatcactctcCTCATTATTGTA
This genomic interval from Solea solea chromosome 18, fSolSol10.1, whole genome shotgun sequence contains the following:
- the emx1 gene encoding homeobox protein EMX1, producing the protein MMFSSAGKRCFTIESLVAKENPLTVEDPVRPTALSYSSPATEALMNGYHHQAPAARSLYQSPELMFPDTVNHPSLTVAPHQLTPASHLQHPHFFGTQHPRDPLNFYPWVLRNRFFGHRFQGNEVSQDSLLLHGPFARKPKRIRTAFSPSQLLRLERAFEKNHYVVGAERKQLANSLSLSETQVKVWFQNRRTKYKRQKLEEEGPDSQQKKKGNHHINRWRIATKQPSSEDIDVTSED